In a genomic window of Maricaulis maris MCS10:
- a CDS encoding MFS transporter codes for MSAKIAAQLVTQRRFLPLLITQSLGAFNDNFFRYSLVTLVTLGGLTLFDIERDMMVPIAASLFTIPIFLFSAIAGRMADKFDRTRIMRFAKFAEIWLMLIVALGFLLEQPLLLMVALFLMGTQSALFTPAKNSALPTLLKPEELVPANAMMSGLLNVSVLVGIGLGTWLVMRPFGPELVGVGLVVMATLGWLASRQLPEAKASHPEMPLTFNFIGETVRVLNYAFKAPQVLRPLLGAAWFWMLAASIITLMPVFTASVLGADESVILLFSALFTIGAAIGALLCGALSGEGDALPFSITGAIGLVVFTTDVALITWSNPLVPEGAALIAADAFLADKANWRILIDLGLAAISAGLFVVPLQAMAQRRAPAELRGRLLAAGGIMNAATATLGQFTLAGIALMQLPIQMAFLMIAFISGLAVLFILWRLNLRRGATA; via the coding sequence ATGAGTGCCAAGATCGCCGCCCAGCTGGTCACCCAGCGCCGCTTCCTGCCGCTTCTGATCACCCAGTCGCTCGGCGCTTTCAACGATAACTTCTTCCGCTATTCCCTGGTCACATTGGTGACCTTGGGCGGGTTGACCCTGTTCGACATCGAACGCGACATGATGGTGCCCATCGCGGCATCCCTGTTCACGATCCCGATCTTCCTGTTCTCGGCCATCGCCGGTCGCATGGCGGACAAGTTTGACCGCACGCGGATCATGCGCTTCGCCAAGTTCGCAGAGATCTGGCTGATGCTGATCGTTGCGCTCGGCTTTCTTCTGGAACAACCGCTTTTGTTGATGGTCGCCCTCTTCCTCATGGGCACGCAATCGGCCCTGTTCACGCCGGCCAAGAATTCGGCGCTGCCGACCCTGTTGAAGCCTGAAGAACTGGTCCCGGCCAACGCCATGATGTCTGGCCTGCTCAACGTCTCGGTCCTGGTCGGCATCGGGCTGGGGACCTGGTTGGTGATGCGGCCCTTCGGTCCTGAACTTGTCGGTGTGGGCCTGGTTGTCATGGCCACCCTCGGCTGGCTGGCCAGCCGGCAATTGCCGGAAGCCAAGGCATCCCATCCTGAAATGCCACTCACCTTCAACTTCATCGGCGAGACCGTGCGTGTCCTCAATTATGCCTTCAAGGCACCGCAGGTGCTTCGCCCCCTGCTCGGCGCGGCCTGGTTCTGGATGCTGGCGGCGTCGATCATCACGCTGATGCCGGTCTTCACCGCCTCGGTCCTCGGCGCGGATGAGAGCGTGATCCTTTTGTTCAGCGCCCTGTTCACCATCGGCGCAGCCATCGGGGCACTCCTGTGTGGCGCCCTGTCCGGTGAGGGTGATGCCCTGCCCTTCTCGATCACCGGCGCCATCGGCCTGGTGGTGTTCACCACCGATGTCGCCCTGATCACCTGGTCCAATCCGCTGGTGCCCGAGGGCGCTGCGCTGATCGCAGCCGATGCCTTCCTGGCCGACAAGGCCAATTGGCGCATCCTGATCGATCTGGGACTCGCCGCCATCTCGGCCGGCCTGTTCGTGGTGCCGCTGCAAGCCATGGCCCAGCGCCGGGCGCCGGCAGAGCTGCGCGGTCGCCTGCTGGCGGCGGGCGGGATCATGAATGCGGCGACGGCGACGCTGGGCCAGTTCACCCTTGCTGGCATTGCCCTGATGCAGCTGCCGATCCAGATGGCCTTCCTGATGATCGCCTTCATCTCCGGCCTCGCCGTCCTGTTCATTCTGTGGCGTCTCAACCTGCGCCGCGGCGCCACAGCCTGA
- the aspS gene encoding aspartate--tRNA ligase, translating to MHAYRSHTCAELRKAHVGQTARISGWIHRKRDHGGLLFIDLRDHYGLTQVVLEPESPHFATLERLRVESVITVTGEVIARSDETVNANLPTGEIEVRLAELAIQSEAEELPLPVFGEPDWSEEVRLKHRYIDLRRESLHKRIVLRSKIIDSLRRRMVDENFVEYQTPILTASSPEGARDFLVPSRVHPGKFYALPQAPQQFKQLIMVSGFDRYFQIAPCFRDEDARADRAPGEFYQLDMEMSFATQQDVFDVIEPVMKGLFDEFADGRTVPDEPFVQIAYKDAMSWYGSDKPDLRNPIKMSDASETFRGSGFKVFAGMLERNPKVQVWAIPAKTGGSRAFCDRMNSWAQKEGQPGMGYIFWREAEGGLEAAGPIAKNIGEERTEALRVELGLEAGDACFFAAGDPREFAGFAGRARDVVGAELDLCEKDTFRFCWIVDFPMYEWDEDNKKIDFSHNPFSMPQIDPDDFLKLDADTDADTLLALKAYQYDIVCNGVELSSGAVRNHRPDVMLKAFAFAGYDAATVEEEFGGMLNAFRYGAPPHAGVAPGVDRMIMLLAGVENLREVVMFPKDQQARDLMMNAPAEVELKQLRELHIRTVVPDAKKG from the coding sequence ATGCACGCATACCGCTCCCATACCTGCGCCGAGCTGCGCAAGGCTCATGTTGGCCAGACGGCCCGGATTTCCGGCTGGATCCACCGCAAGCGCGATCATGGCGGTCTGCTCTTCATCGACCTGCGCGACCATTACGGTCTGACCCAGGTCGTTCTGGAGCCGGAAAGCCCGCATTTCGCGACGCTGGAACGCTTGCGTGTTGAAAGCGTGATCACTGTGACCGGTGAGGTCATCGCCCGCTCCGACGAGACCGTGAACGCCAACCTGCCGACCGGCGAGATCGAGGTCCGCCTGGCCGAGCTGGCAATCCAGTCGGAAGCCGAAGAGCTGCCGCTGCCGGTCTTTGGTGAGCCGGACTGGTCGGAAGAAGTTCGCCTCAAGCACCGCTATATCGATCTGCGCCGGGAAAGCCTGCACAAGCGCATCGTGCTGCGCTCGAAGATCATCGACAGCCTGCGCCGCCGCATGGTCGACGAGAATTTCGTCGAATATCAGACGCCGATCCTGACCGCGTCATCGCCGGAAGGGGCGCGTGACTTCCTGGTGCCGAGCCGGGTCCATCCGGGCAAGTTCTACGCCCTGCCGCAGGCGCCGCAGCAGTTCAAACAGCTGATCATGGTCTCCGGCTTTGACCGCTATTTCCAGATCGCACCGTGTTTCCGCGATGAAGACGCCCGGGCCGACCGCGCACCGGGCGAATTCTACCAGCTCGACATGGAAATGAGCTTTGCTACCCAGCAGGACGTGTTCGACGTGATCGAGCCGGTCATGAAGGGCCTGTTCGACGAGTTCGCCGACGGTCGCACCGTGCCGGACGAGCCTTTCGTCCAGATCGCCTACAAGGACGCGATGAGCTGGTATGGGTCCGACAAGCCGGATCTGCGCAACCCGATCAAGATGTCCGATGCCTCCGAGACCTTCCGCGGGTCCGGCTTCAAGGTGTTTGCCGGCATGCTCGAGCGCAATCCCAAGGTCCAGGTCTGGGCTATCCCGGCCAAGACCGGCGGCAGCCGGGCTTTTTGTGACCGCATGAATTCCTGGGCCCAGAAAGAGGGCCAGCCGGGCATGGGTTATATCTTCTGGCGTGAGGCCGAAGGCGGCCTGGAAGCGGCCGGTCCGATCGCCAAGAATATCGGCGAGGAGCGGACCGAGGCGCTGCGCGTCGAACTGGGTCTGGAAGCCGGCGATGCCTGCTTCTTTGCGGCGGGTGATCCGCGCGAGTTCGCCGGTTTTGCCGGTCGGGCCCGCGATGTGGTCGGCGCTGAGCTCGACCTGTGCGAGAAAGACACTTTCCGCTTCTGCTGGATTGTCGATTTCCCGATGTATGAGTGGGATGAGGACAACAAGAAGATCGACTTCTCGCACAACCCGTTCTCGATGCCGCAGATCGATCCGGACGATTTCCTCAAGCTCGACGCCGATACCGATGCCGACACGCTGCTGGCGCTGAAAGCCTATCAGTACGACATCGTCTGCAATGGTGTGGAATTGTCCTCCGGCGCCGTGCGGAACCATCGTCCGGACGTGATGCTGAAAGCCTTTGCCTTTGCCGGCTATGACGCGGCGACGGTGGAAGAGGAATTCGGCGGCATGCTCAACGCCTTCCGCTATGGTGCCCCGCCGCACGCCGGTGTCGCGCCGGGTGTTGACCGCATGATCATGCTGCTGGCCGGTGTCGAGAACCTGCGCGAAGTCGTGATGTTCCCGAAAGACCAGCAGGCTCGTGACCTGATGATGAATGCGCCGGCCGAAGTCGAGCTCAAGCAATTGCGTGAGCTGCACATTCGCACGGTCGTGCCGGATGCCAAGAAGGGCTGA
- a CDS encoding lysophospholipid acyltransferase family protein, protein MRSFIFNIAYWSLSGFYAIICAVLALIPGRTVLMHGLRSYARATLILMRLVCGIKIEVRGTPPKDQPVVIGAKHQSWGDGIVMMAKCGDVNFVCGDHMLKFPLIGWVLKRCGAIILSNQGGPAARESLMAGIVRSQGEGRPRPVLIYPEGHLTEVGTGMRFRSGVWHMARALERPIVPVATNLGQCWPQQKWSKFKGTAVIDFLDPIQPSGNRDADLAELQTRVETRSRALEAEFAPTANPSHAPSGQSVICA, encoded by the coding sequence ATGCGCTCTTTCATCTTCAATATCGCCTATTGGTCCCTCTCCGGCTTCTACGCCATCATTTGCGCCGTTCTGGCGCTGATCCCGGGCCGCACCGTGCTGATGCACGGGCTGCGCTCCTATGCCCGCGCCACGCTGATCCTGATGCGCCTGGTCTGCGGCATCAAAATCGAGGTGCGCGGCACCCCGCCCAAGGACCAGCCGGTGGTGATCGGTGCCAAGCACCAGTCCTGGGGCGACGGCATTGTGATGATGGCCAAGTGTGGCGATGTAAATTTCGTCTGCGGTGACCACATGCTCAAATTCCCGCTGATCGGCTGGGTGCTGAAGCGCTGCGGCGCCATCATCCTGTCCAACCAGGGCGGCCCGGCGGCGCGTGAAAGCCTGATGGCCGGCATTGTCCGCTCGCAGGGTGAAGGGCGTCCGCGCCCGGTCCTGATCTATCCGGAAGGGCATCTGACCGAGGTTGGTACCGGCATGCGCTTTCGTTCCGGCGTCTGGCACATGGCCCGCGCCCTGGAGCGTCCGATCGTGCCGGTCGCAACCAATCTGGGCCAATGCTGGCCGCAACAAAAATGGTCGAAATTCAAGGGCACGGCGGTGATCGACTTCCTCGATCCGATCCAGCCGAGCGGCAACCGCGATGCTGACCTGGCCGAACTGCAGACCCGCGTCGAGACCCGCTCACGCGCTCTGGAGGCCGAGTTTGCGCCGACCGCCAATCCGTCGCACGCTCCATCCGGACAATCGGTGATCTGCGCGTAA
- a CDS encoding flagellin, with translation MATINTNAGAMVALQSLNRTNRDLETVQARINTGLAVGSAKDNGGVYAIAQSMRADVRSYVAVAQSLDLSASTVDVALAGGEAISDTLVEMKEKALAASDTSLDQASRDALNEDFKALRDQVGKIVETAEFNGTNLIDGSKSQIAALASASGSSSITIAAEDLSQGGAVVTLSATASFASAGEASTLVATIETSLNNLNGSLARLGTGSKSLGVHKAFIGKLSDALETGIGNLVDADLAKESAHLQSLQVKQQLGVQALSIANATPSTVLGYFR, from the coding sequence ATGGCGACTATCAACACCAATGCCGGGGCCATGGTTGCCCTGCAAAGTCTGAACAGGACGAATCGCGATCTGGAGACCGTACAGGCCCGGATCAATACCGGCCTGGCGGTCGGATCCGCCAAGGACAATGGCGGCGTCTATGCCATTGCCCAGTCGATGCGCGCCGATGTCCGAAGCTATGTCGCCGTCGCCCAATCCTTGGACCTGTCAGCCTCGACAGTGGATGTTGCGCTGGCGGGTGGTGAAGCGATTTCCGATACGCTGGTCGAGATGAAGGAAAAGGCGCTCGCCGCGTCCGACACCTCCCTCGACCAGGCCTCGCGGGATGCCCTGAACGAAGATTTCAAGGCCTTGCGCGACCAGGTCGGCAAGATCGTCGAGACGGCTGAATTCAACGGTACCAATCTGATTGATGGCTCGAAGTCGCAGATCGCGGCGCTCGCCAGTGCCAGCGGCTCGTCCTCGATAACGATCGCTGCAGAAGACCTGTCGCAGGGCGGCGCGGTGGTGACCCTGTCTGCGACGGCCTCTTTTGCATCGGCCGGCGAGGCCAGCACGCTGGTCGCAACCATTGAGACGTCCCTGAACAATCTCAACGGCTCGCTGGCCCGGCTGGGTACCGGCTCCAAGTCGCTGGGTGTCCACAAGGCCTTTATTGGCAAGCTGAGTGATGCGCTGGAGACGGGGATTGGCAATCTCGTTGACGCCGACCTGGCCAAGGAAAGCGCCCATTTGCAATCGCTTCAGGTCAAACAACAATTGGGTGTGCAGGCGCTGTCGATTGCCAATGCAACCCCGTCGACGGTCCTGGGATATTTCCGCTGA
- a CDS encoding TetR/AcrR family transcriptional regulator — protein MTGMLRDGLFDGSNPNVGVTARTGTTKARIERAALQLFASHGMDGVSIKQIAEACTISDGAMYRHFKSKDALARLMFEAIHKKLLDMVAGHLTPEASLEDISRALVTAYCNLADEDPAQFTYHLTHRNYFIAASGDGGADPSDLMTDCIAQAMERGEIPEGDPELRSAMALGVVMQAAEYSLYGRIDRPLSQHIDQFTRGIMAVLRS, from the coding sequence ATGACCGGGATGCTTCGAGACGGCCTGTTTGATGGCTCCAACCCGAATGTCGGTGTGACGGCCAGGACCGGCACCACCAAGGCGCGGATCGAGCGCGCCGCGCTGCAGCTGTTTGCCAGCCACGGCATGGACGGGGTTTCGATCAAGCAGATCGCCGAGGCCTGCACGATTTCGGACGGCGCCATGTATCGCCATTTCAAGTCCAAGGACGCGCTGGCCCGCCTGATGTTTGAGGCCATCCACAAGAAGCTGCTCGACATGGTCGCCGGCCATCTGACCCCGGAGGCCTCGCTGGAAGACATCTCCCGCGCCCTGGTCACGGCCTATTGCAATCTGGCCGATGAAGACCCGGCGCAATTCACCTACCACCTCACCCACCGCAACTATTTCATTGCCGCGTCAGGCGATGGCGGGGCGGACCCGTCGGATCTGATGACCGATTGCATCGCCCAGGCGATGGAGCGCGGCGAGATTCCCGAAGGTGATCCGGAGTTGCGCTCAGCCATGGCGCTGGGCGTGGTGATGCAGGCGGCCGAGTACAGCCTCTATGGCCGGATCGACCGTCCGCTCTCCCAGCATATCGACCAGTTCACCCGCGGCATCATGGCCGTGCTGCGCTCGTAA
- a CDS encoding lysophospholipid acyltransferase family protein, translated as MRSFIFNFIFWPTLIVFALITWVISFSGWRAGVRTLMRAACRTVRGLMRYILGAPVDVRGTPPTGQAVIIAAKHQSWADGFLMMAIMGDINFVIGNEIGKFPLVGRIIRVSGATMVNSPGLTGAQGALAEAINAAADDPRPLLIYPEGRLPPVGESFRYRKGVHLMYETLERTVIPVATNSGLRWPQNRWTKHPGPAVIEFLDAIPPGLPRDDFLPRLKLTIETRTRALEAEGQATKEARS; from the coding sequence ATGCGCTCATTCATCTTCAACTTCATCTTCTGGCCAACCCTCATCGTCTTCGCGCTCATCACCTGGGTGATCAGTTTCAGCGGCTGGCGTGCCGGCGTACGGACACTGATGCGCGCCGCCTGCCGGACTGTTCGCGGCCTGATGCGCTACATTCTCGGTGCCCCGGTCGATGTACGCGGCACACCGCCGACGGGACAGGCCGTCATTATCGCCGCCAAGCACCAGTCCTGGGCCGATGGCTTCTTGATGATGGCAATCATGGGCGACATCAATTTCGTGATCGGCAATGAGATCGGCAAATTCCCGCTGGTCGGCCGCATCATCCGGGTGTCCGGTGCGACCATGGTCAACTCGCCGGGCCTGACCGGCGCCCAGGGGGCCCTGGCCGAAGCCATCAATGCCGCCGCCGACGATCCGCGCCCGCTGCTGATCTATCCGGAAGGCCGCCTGCCACCGGTCGGCGAGAGCTTCCGCTACCGAAAGGGCGTGCACCTGATGTATGAAACCCTCGAGCGGACGGTGATCCCGGTCGCCACCAATAGCGGGCTGCGCTGGCCGCAGAACCGCTGGACCAAGCATCCCGGCCCTGCCGTCATCGAATTCCTCGATGCAATACCGCCCGGCCTGCCACGCGACGATTTCCTGCCGCGCCTGAAACTGACCATCGAAACCCGCACCCGTGCCCTCGAAGCCGAGGGCCAGGCCACCAAGGAGGCCCGCTCATGA
- the rnd gene encoding ribonuclease D codes for MTMITTTEALEAACDALLQHPYVAVDTEFMRETVYWPQLCLIQAAAGETEVIIDPLAEGIDLEPFWELMADERIIKVFHAARQDLEIFFHQGGDALIPHPMFDSQVAAMALGLGDSIAYDALVRTLLNRPIDKGPRFTDWSRRPLSDAQTKYAIADVTHLRDLYPMMVERLEKTGRTEWLAGEMKTLTSPSTYRLDPEESWRRMKLRKTTTKWVASLRAAAAWRETEAQTRDMPRQRVMKDDAIYEIANVAPTAPEQLTGLRAVPKGFERSSAAKRLFDKMSEALADAEAYAPKVEKPAPPPQGVGPTVELLKVFLKLVADEKDVAPRLIANAADLEKIAADDKADVQALTGWRREVFGEPALKLKRGEMALALKDGKVVVVDTKG; via the coding sequence ATGACAATGATTACCACGACCGAGGCCCTCGAAGCGGCCTGCGACGCCCTCCTGCAGCATCCCTATGTCGCTGTGGACACCGAGTTCATGCGCGAGACGGTTTACTGGCCCCAGCTGTGCCTGATCCAGGCCGCCGCCGGTGAAACCGAGGTCATCATCGACCCGCTCGCCGAGGGTATCGATCTGGAACCCTTTTGGGAGCTGATGGCGGATGAGCGCATCATCAAGGTCTTCCACGCCGCCCGCCAGGATCTGGAAATCTTCTTCCATCAGGGTGGCGACGCGCTGATCCCGCATCCGATGTTCGACAGCCAGGTTGCCGCCATGGCGCTCGGCCTGGGCGACTCGATCGCCTATGACGCGCTGGTCCGGACACTGCTGAACAGGCCGATTGATAAAGGCCCGCGCTTCACCGACTGGTCGCGCCGCCCGCTGTCCGATGCCCAGACCAAATACGCCATCGCCGATGTCACCCATCTGCGCGACCTCTACCCGATGATGGTCGAGCGGCTGGAAAAGACCGGCCGCACCGAATGGCTGGCCGGCGAGATGAAAACACTCACCAGCCCGTCGACCTATCGCCTCGACCCGGAGGAAAGCTGGCGCCGGATGAAGCTGCGCAAGACGACGACCAAATGGGTCGCTTCCCTGCGCGCCGCCGCGGCCTGGCGCGAGACCGAGGCCCAGACCCGCGACATGCCGCGCCAGCGCGTGATGAAGGATGACGCGATCTACGAGATCGCCAATGTCGCCCCGACCGCGCCGGAACAGCTGACCGGCCTGCGCGCCGTGCCCAAGGGCTTTGAACGCTCCAGCGCCGCCAAACGCCTGTTCGACAAGATGAGCGAAGCCCTCGCCGACGCCGAGGCCTATGCCCCCAAGGTCGAAAAGCCGGCCCCGCCGCCGCAGGGTGTCGGTCCGACGGTCGAACTCCTGAAAGTTTTCCTCAAGCTGGTCGCCGACGAAAAAGACGTCGCCCCGCGCCTGATCGCCAATGCCGCCGACCTGGAAAAGATCGCCGCCGACGACAAGGCCGACGTCCAGGCCCTGACCGGCTGGCGCCGCGAGGTCTTCGGCGAGCCCGCCCTCAAGCTCAAGCGCGGCGAGATGGCGCTGGCTTTGAAGGACGGCAAGGTCGTCGTGGTGGACACGAAGGGCTGA
- a CDS encoding pentapeptide repeat-containing protein — MTFASAAALLTVVAASAFAGGDDHPRRGLAIGGECEGCDFSDKNMANAVFIGANFEGTSFSRSELHSVSMIESRFNDTDFTDTIMVNSRLTGVTFSRANLSGATLSNSIIERVNFSSADLSETDFTGSQMVFVTFIGSSLNDTLFADARLRQVNFLRADLNDTNFRSAELRRANFAEVHGRDVNFQDADLSGANFRNADLHDVDFTGAILLGANFSGAEIRETTGLNKSTLAGACGNDETSLGEDIALPACSGQPVSAPGEVSLEYALRLTGSERVERMVELQALENARIEILSEIGAALQLHATELDRDAIRSAANEAMREIARSERELRRIERQREHRREAVSDERRRIIEDARREAMQANEAAREALREDSRARTESTRRATARIETEHGTYIIELPDTDTDPIWVVDHDETRHHVFPTPPAAPAPPRPDPAHENHDTPDHPEP; from the coding sequence ATGACATTCGCCTCTGCTGCCGCGCTGCTGACCGTGGTGGCCGCGTCTGCCTTCGCCGGGGGCGACGACCATCCGCGCCGTGGCCTGGCCATCGGCGGCGAATGCGAAGGTTGCGACTTTTCCGACAAGAACATGGCCAATGCCGTCTTCATCGGCGCCAATTTCGAAGGGACGAGCTTCTCCCGGTCGGAACTCCATTCAGTCTCGATGATCGAGAGCCGGTTCAACGATACCGATTTCACCGACACCATCATGGTCAATTCACGCTTGACCGGGGTCACCTTTTCACGGGCCAACCTGTCCGGCGCGACGCTGTCCAACTCGATCATTGAGCGCGTGAACTTTTCCTCGGCTGACCTCTCCGAGACCGACTTCACCGGCTCCCAGATGGTCTTCGTGACCTTTATCGGCTCGTCGCTGAACGACACGCTGTTTGCCGACGCCCGGCTGCGCCAGGTCAATTTTCTTCGAGCCGACCTGAATGACACCAATTTCCGGAGTGCCGAGCTGCGCCGCGCCAATTTCGCCGAGGTTCATGGACGAGATGTCAATTTCCAGGACGCGGATCTGAGCGGCGCCAATTTCCGGAACGCCGATCTGCACGATGTCGACTTCACCGGAGCGATATTGCTGGGCGCCAATTTCTCTGGTGCCGAAATCCGGGAAACCACCGGTCTGAACAAGTCCACGCTTGCCGGCGCTTGCGGCAATGACGAAACCTCATTGGGCGAGGACATCGCCTTGCCTGCCTGCAGCGGCCAGCCTGTTTCGGCTCCTGGTGAGGTGTCCCTGGAATATGCCCTTCGCCTGACGGGTTCCGAGCGGGTCGAACGCATGGTCGAGCTACAGGCGCTGGAAAATGCCCGCATCGAAATCCTGTCAGAGATTGGCGCCGCCCTGCAATTGCACGCGACCGAACTCGACCGGGATGCGATCCGGTCCGCAGCCAATGAGGCGATGCGGGAGATCGCCCGGTCCGAGCGGGAATTGCGGCGCATCGAGCGACAGCGCGAGCACCGCCGCGAAGCTGTCAGCGATGAACGTCGGCGCATCATCGAGGATGCCCGCCGCGAGGCGATGCAAGCCAATGAGGCTGCCCGCGAAGCGCTCCGCGAGGATAGCCGGGCACGGACCGAATCGACACGGCGGGCAACGGCGCGCATCGAAACCGAACACGGCACCTATATCATCGAACTTCCCGATACCGACACCGACCCGATCTGGGTGGTCGACCATGACGAAACCCGCCATCACGTCTTCCCGACGCCGCCCGCAGCACCGGCTCCGCCGCGGCCCGATCCGGCGCATGAGAACCACGACACGCCGGACCACCCCGAGCCCTGA
- a CDS encoding Ppx/GppA family phosphatase: MTQPIPPSDFMAEQAIHRDIAVIDVGSNSVRLVHFRVEGRSLWPIFNEKVMAGLGRGVHDTGKLHPEGREIALRALKRFQRLLDAKGVGDRHVVATAAVRNAKDGPDFIAEVAELTGFVVRVLSGEDEARLSAMGVGAGIPDAQGLMGDLGGSSLELTTMHDGLPGRGVTTALGPQEMLDDGPMDEAVTIAAIDAQLLATGQLTGQGGAFYAVGGAWRALGQLAFARFGYPLNVVHEFALTAKRADELTRLATRLSPASLRGTPGVSSRRVSTLPYAALLLGRIMKHGGFERLVFSAFGVREGVLASGLPPALLAQDPLIAGAEAMARPNAPTPDFGRALARWLVPAFGALETAFGDVRDQILHEAATRLTDLGARQHPDHRADLARDIVLYAPFAGVSHAERVFLAAAIHYRYAGKRAVLEDDPIFHLITEEQHNLAQMLGLSLRLGAKLSGRSPALLDRYSLTVGPDVIRLEVDESVRDLYVERSVALLDQLAAAVGRTGEVVYVSGLGR, from the coding sequence TTGACCCAGCCCATTCCGCCCTCCGACTTCATGGCCGAGCAGGCCATCCACCGCGACATCGCGGTTATTGATGTCGGCTCGAACTCGGTTCGCCTGGTCCATTTCCGGGTCGAGGGGCGCTCGCTCTGGCCGATTTTCAACGAGAAGGTCATGGCGGGCCTCGGGCGCGGCGTTCATGATACAGGAAAGCTGCATCCCGAAGGCCGCGAGATTGCCTTGCGCGCGCTCAAGCGCTTTCAGCGCCTGCTCGATGCCAAGGGCGTCGGTGACCGCCATGTTGTCGCCACGGCTGCTGTCCGCAACGCCAAGGATGGCCCCGATTTCATTGCCGAGGTTGCCGAGCTGACAGGATTCGTGGTGCGGGTGCTGTCCGGCGAGGACGAGGCCCGTCTGTCGGCCATGGGTGTCGGCGCCGGCATTCCGGACGCCCAGGGCCTGATGGGCGATCTGGGCGGGTCGAGCCTCGAGCTGACGACGATGCATGACGGCCTGCCCGGACGCGGGGTGACGACAGCGCTTGGTCCGCAGGAAATGCTTGATGACGGCCCGATGGACGAGGCCGTCACCATCGCCGCGATCGACGCGCAGCTTTTGGCGACCGGTCAGCTGACCGGGCAGGGCGGCGCCTTCTATGCCGTTGGCGGTGCCTGGCGCGCACTGGGCCAGCTGGCCTTTGCCCGTTTTGGCTATCCGCTCAATGTGGTCCATGAATTTGCCCTGACCGCCAAGCGGGCCGACGAGCTGACCCGTCTGGCGACGCGGCTCAGCCCGGCCTCCTTGCGCGGCACGCCCGGTGTCTCCTCGCGCCGTGTGTCGACCCTGCCCTATGCGGCCTTGCTGTTGGGCCGGATCATGAAGCATGGCGGCTTCGAGCGCCTGGTTTTCTCGGCCTTTGGTGTGCGCGAAGGCGTCTTGGCGTCCGGCTTGCCGCCGGCGCTGCTGGCCCAGGACCCGTTGATCGCCGGCGCCGAGGCGATGGCCCGGCCCAATGCCCCCACACCCGATTTCGGCCGCGCCCTGGCGCGCTGGCTGGTGCCGGCCTTTGGAGCGCTCGAAACCGCCTTCGGTGATGTCCGCGACCAGATCCTGCACGAGGCCGCCACGCGGCTCACCGATCTGGGCGCCCGCCAGCACCCGGACCATCGCGCCGACCTGGCCCGTGACATCGTGCTCTACGCGCCCTTTGCCGGCGTCAGCCATGCCGAACGGGTCTTCCTCGCTGCCGCCATCCATTATCGCTATGCCGGCAAGCGCGCCGTGCTGGAGGATGATCCGATCTTCCACCTGATCACCGAGGAGCAGCACAATCTGGCCCAGATGCTCGGCCTGTCGCTGCGCCTCGGCGCCAAGCTGTCCGGGCGATCCCCCGCCTTGCTGGACCGCTACTCACTCACCGTCGGCCCGGACGTGATCCGCTTGGAAGTCGATGAAAGCGTCCGCGACCTCTATGTCGAACGCTCCGTCGCCCTGCTCGACCAGCTCGCGGCCGCTGTGGGGCGGACGGGCGAGGTGGTTTATGTGAGTGGGTTGGGGAGGTAG
- a CDS encoding pentapeptide repeat-containing protein encodes MVRLILALTALLSTSGHVLAQDAGQIARVQAGQSCAGCNLFQVELAYRDLPGIDVSGARLRQANLALVTMNRADFNGADLSIANLFGGRFTGASFRNADLQRANLVGAHFGGADLTGANLTGATLSGAELAEARGLTQTQLSSACGDRSTRLPAGLSVPDCR; translated from the coding sequence ATGGTACGGCTCATTCTTGCCCTGACCGCCCTGTTATCAACATCCGGCCATGTTCTGGCCCAGGATGCCGGACAGATTGCGCGCGTCCAGGCTGGCCAGTCCTGCGCCGGTTGCAACCTGTTCCAAGTTGAACTTGCCTATCGTGACTTGCCCGGCATCGATGTGTCAGGTGCGCGATTGCGCCAGGCCAACCTCGCCCTGGTCACCATGAACCGGGCCGACTTCAACGGGGCGGACCTGTCGATAGCCAATCTGTTCGGGGGCCGCTTTACGGGCGCAAGTTTTCGCAATGCAGACCTGCAACGCGCCAACCTGGTCGGCGCCCATTTCGGTGGAGCGGACCTGACCGGGGCCAATCTGACCGGCGCCACCCTTTCCGGAGCGGAACTGGCCGAAGCGCGCGGGCTGACCCAGACCCAGCTTTCCAGCGCCTGTGGCGATCGCTCGACCCGCCTGCCCGCCGGCCTGAGTGTCCCTGACTGCCGCTAG